From one Agathobaculum sp. NTUH-O15-33 genomic stretch:
- a CDS encoding vitamin B12-dependent ribonucleotide reductase, with amino-acid sequence MKIGESARAVLERRYLVKDEQGNNIESIEQMFNRVATAIAAADKQYDKKADVEKTAQRFYEMMTNLDFLPNSPTLMNAGRELGQLSACFVLPVGDSMEEIFETIKQAALIHKSGGGTGFSFSRLRPAGAVVKTTGGVASGPISFMRVFNMATEAVKQGGTRRGANMGILRIDHPDILNFIDCKKDNADITNFNISVGITEEFMQAVEQGGSYKLIDPRSKEEVGELDAREVFDKIVGSAWRNGEPGIIFLDRLNRDNVVPSQGEIESTNPCGEQPLLPYESCNLGSINLVSMLVKKSGAYALDYGKLADTVRDAVHFLDNVIDVNKYPLEKIDFTTKQTRKVGLGVMGWADTLALLGLPYNSDEAVALAEKVMKFITDNGRAASVELAKTRGAFPLFEESIYAGGEPLRNATVTTIAPTGTLSIIGGCSSGVEPVFAYVFIRNIMDGTELIEVNPILKQVLIDRGLYSDELMKRIAKEGTLAHIEAIPEDIRRVFVCSHDVSPLYHVKMQAAFQQYTDNAVSKTVNFKNDATVEDVQEVYQLAYQLGCKGVTIYRDGSRDSQVLNIGSVKKGAAPACPTCGEEEDMEPLHDIKPRPRPEVTCGLTERMKIGCGNLYVTVNYDENGICEVFTSTGKAGGCPSQSEATARLVSIALRSGVSMDEILQQLRGIRCPSTIRHAGLKCTSCPDAIARVIKKTDDMLKAQKGIVSTAAVQQAAATEVVTTKHSKFCPECGAEMEHEGGCVICRSCGYSKCN; translated from the coding sequence ATGAAAATCGGAGAGAGTGCGCGCGCCGTATTGGAACGGCGGTATTTGGTAAAAGATGAACAGGGAAATAATATAGAATCCATTGAGCAGATGTTCAACCGCGTCGCCACGGCGATCGCGGCGGCGGACAAGCAGTATGATAAAAAGGCGGATGTGGAAAAAACCGCACAGCGCTTTTATGAAATGATGACGAATTTGGATTTCCTGCCCAATTCGCCCACGCTGATGAACGCAGGGCGCGAGCTTGGCCAGCTTTCGGCCTGTTTCGTGCTGCCGGTGGGCGATTCGATGGAGGAAATCTTTGAAACCATCAAGCAAGCCGCGCTGATTCATAAATCGGGCGGCGGCACGGGCTTTTCCTTTTCCCGCCTGCGCCCGGCGGGCGCGGTGGTCAAGACCACCGGCGGCGTTGCCAGCGGGCCGATCAGCTTTATGCGCGTGTTCAACATGGCGACGGAGGCCGTCAAGCAGGGCGGCACCCGGCGCGGCGCGAACATGGGCATCCTGCGCATCGATCATCCGGATATTTTGAACTTTATCGATTGCAAGAAGGACAACGCGGATATTACGAATTTCAATATCTCGGTCGGCATCACGGAAGAATTCATGCAGGCGGTCGAGCAGGGCGGTTCGTACAAGCTGATCGATCCCCGCTCCAAGGAAGAAGTGGGCGAATTGGACGCGCGCGAGGTGTTCGACAAGATCGTCGGCAGCGCGTGGCGCAACGGCGAGCCGGGCATCATCTTCCTAGACCGTTTGAACCGCGACAATGTCGTGCCGTCGCAGGGCGAAATTGAAAGCACCAACCCCTGCGGCGAACAGCCGCTGCTGCCCTATGAATCGTGCAACCTCGGCTCGATCAATCTGGTCAGCATGCTGGTCAAGAAAAGCGGCGCGTACGCGCTCGATTACGGCAAGCTGGCGGATACCGTGCGCGACGCGGTGCATTTCCTCGACAACGTGATCGACGTTAACAAGTACCCGCTGGAAAAGATCGATTTTACCACCAAGCAGACCCGCAAGGTCGGCCTTGGCGTGATGGGCTGGGCGGACACGCTCGCTCTGCTCGGCCTGCCCTATAACTCGGACGAGGCGGTCGCCCTCGCGGAAAAGGTGATGAAGTTTATCACCGATAACGGCCGCGCCGCTTCTGTGGAGCTGGCCAAGACGCGCGGCGCGTTCCCGCTGTTCGAGGAAAGCATTTACGCGGGCGGCGAGCCGCTGCGCAACGCGACCGTCACCACCATCGCGCCGACCGGCACGCTGTCCATCATCGGCGGCTGCTCTTCCGGCGTGGAGCCGGTGTTTGCGTATGTGTTCATTCGCAACATCATGGACGGCACCGAGCTGATCGAGGTCAACCCGATCCTCAAACAGGTGCTGATCGATCGGGGCCTGTATTCGGACGAGCTGATGAAGCGCATTGCCAAAGAGGGCACGCTGGCCCATATCGAGGCCATACCGGAGGATATCCGCCGCGTCTTCGTCTGCTCGCACGATGTTAGCCCCTTGTACCATGTCAAGATGCAGGCGGCTTTCCAGCAGTACACGGACAACGCCGTATCCAAAACGGTTAACTTTAAAAACGACGCCACCGTGGAGGATGTGCAGGAGGTTTACCAGCTCGCCTATCAGCTGGGCTGCAAGGGCGTCACGATTTACCGCGACGGCAGCCGCGACAGTCAGGTGCTGAATATCGGTTCGGTGAAAAAAGGCGCCGCGCCCGCTTGCCCGACCTGCGGCGAGGAAGAGGATATGGAGCCGCTGCACGATATCAAGCCCCGGCCCCGGCCCGAGGTCACCTGCGGCCTGACCGAGCGCATGAAGATCGGCTGCGGCAATCTGTACGTCACCGTCAATTACGATGAAAACGGGATCTGCGAGGTGTTCACCTCGACCGGCAAGGCGGGCGGTTGTCCGTCCCAGTCGGAGGCGACCGCGCGTCTGGTATCGATCGCGCTTCGCTCCGGCGTTTCCATGGACGAGATCTTGCAGCAGCTTCGCGGTATCCGCTGCCCGTCCACCATCCGGCACGCCGGGCTTAAGTGCACCTCCTGCCCGGACGCGATCGCGCGCGTCATCAAAAAGACGGATGATATGCTCAAGGCGCAAAAGGGCATTGTGAGCACCGCAGCGGTACAGCAGGCGGCGGCGACCGAAGTGGTCACCACCAAGCACTCCAAATTCTGTCCCGAGTGCGGCGCGGAAATGGAGCACGAGGGCGGCTGTGTAATCTGCCGTTCGTGCGGCTATTCCAAGTGCAACTGA
- a CDS encoding GDSL-type esterase/lipase family protein: MRRTVLCYGDSNTYGYDPRSFFGGRYPADTRWTGLIDGTDGWTVLDCGENGRAIPRRPQELQEAEALVRAHPEAAVVTVMLGSNDLLQYPSDTAEHVTARMETLLTHMRAALAEARGDSALLLVAPPPMAAGAWVTEERLLTESARLGACYRALAAKLSLPFADAAAWDVALAFDGVHFSEAGHRAFAKGIEPVLSSLARGN, from the coding sequence ATGCGCCGCACGGTTTTGTGCTATGGCGATTCCAACACCTACGGCTATGATCCGCGTTCCTTTTTTGGGGGCCGTTACCCTGCGGATACACGCTGGACAGGGCTCATCGACGGAACCGACGGATGGACGGTGCTGGACTGCGGCGAAAACGGGCGCGCGATCCCACGCCGTCCGCAAGAGCTGCAAGAGGCGGAAGCGCTGGTGAGGGCGCACCCGGAAGCGGCGGTCGTCACCGTCATGCTGGGCAGTAACGATTTGCTCCAGTACCCATCGGACACGGCGGAGCATGTGACGGCGCGCATGGAAACGCTGCTAACGCATATGCGGGCGGCTCTTGCGGAGGCGCGGGGCGATTCTGCGCTGCTTTTGGTCGCCCCGCCGCCGATGGCGGCGGGCGCGTGGGTGACGGAGGAACGGCTCCTCACCGAATCGGCCCGCCTTGGCGCGTGCTACCGTGCGCTCGCGGCAAAGCTCTCCTTGCCCTTTGCCGATGCCGCCGCGTGGGACGTGGCCCTTGCGTTTGACGGCGTGCACTTTTCCGAGGCGGGTCACCGCGCGTTTGCCAAAGGGATCGAGCCTGTGCTCTCTTCGCTTGCGCGGGGAAACTAG
- a CDS encoding SAM-dependent methyltransferase, translating into MSEFSVKQIGVIRAEGEDFRIELLPEYVPALKGLAAFGDIQVVWWFSGCDNAAARGVLTVDAPYTKGPAVLGAFATRSPARPNPIALSCAHITYMDEDNGVLGLAYIDANDGSPVLDLKPYTPSLDRVETPCIPDWCAHWPGNVETSGDFDWEAEFNF; encoded by the coding sequence ATGAGTGAATTTTCAGTAAAACAGATCGGCGTTATTCGCGCCGAGGGTGAGGATTTCCGTATCGAGCTGCTTCCGGAATACGTACCGGCATTAAAGGGCCTTGCCGCTTTTGGCGATATTCAGGTGGTTTGGTGGTTTTCAGGCTGCGATAACGCCGCGGCGCGCGGCGTGTTAACGGTAGACGCGCCGTATACCAAGGGGCCGGCGGTGCTCGGCGCGTTTGCCACCCGCTCGCCCGCACGGCCCAACCCCATCGCGCTTTCCTGCGCGCATATAACCTATATGGATGAGGATAACGGCGTGCTCGGCCTTGCCTATATCGACGCGAACGACGGCAGCCCGGTGCTGGACCTGAAGCCCTACACGCCCAGCCTTGACCGGGTGGAAACACCCTGCATACCGGATTGGTGCGCGCACTGGCCGGGCAATGTGGAAACAAGCGGCGACTTTGACTGGGAAGCCGAATTCAACTTCTAG
- a CDS encoding spore coat protein: MDDKNLMENILLLEKGVCDLFMHGTIESGTANVHQAFSSALNESLSMQDVIYDKMTAKGWYPTEQVEQNKISTVKQKFSCQ; the protein is encoded by the coding sequence ATGGACGACAAGAACCTGATGGAAAACATCCTTTTGCTTGAAAAGGGTGTTTGCGATTTGTTTATGCACGGCACCATCGAATCCGGCACCGCCAACGTGCATCAGGCGTTCAGCAGCGCGCTGAACGAATCGCTGAGCATGCAGGACGTCATTTATGACAAAATGACCGCCAAGGGCTGGTACCCCACCGAACAGGTGGAGCAGAACAAGATCAGCACTGTTAAGCAGAAGTTCAGCTGCCAATAA
- a CDS encoding RtcB family protein: MIPVKGAYNTALCFCAALDQTAEQQIRAVCDQPAFADSRIRIMPDVHAGMGCTIGTTMTISDKIVPGMVGVDIGCGMETVRLLEREIDLDRLDAHIRAAIPCGREIRATPHAFADLIDLTALHCAPAVNLARAQRSIGTLGGGNHFIEIDRGEDGALYLVVHSGSRHLGSEVAKFYQDEGRRALWGGARHQIESTIAQMKAAGREHEIEKVIRTLKKEHPVDLPRDLAYVEGRLFHEYIDDMRIIQRFAALNRKAMVDSLLSGMGLTCAEAFTTIHNYIDTDAMILRKGAVSAKAGEKLLIPINMRDGSLICTGLGNKEWNYSAPHGAGRLMSRKEAFQQLDMDVYRAEMAGIYSTCVLPDTLDESPMAYKRMDDIISQIGPTADIVERIKPVYNFKASD, encoded by the coding sequence ATGATACCTGTCAAGGGCGCCTATAATACCGCACTGTGCTTTTGCGCCGCGCTTGACCAGACCGCCGAGCAGCAGATCCGCGCGGTTTGCGACCAGCCCGCTTTTGCGGACAGCCGTATCCGCATCATGCCCGATGTGCACGCCGGGATGGGTTGCACAATCGGTACGACCATGACTATTTCCGATAAGATCGTGCCCGGCATGGTCGGTGTGGATATCGGCTGCGGTATGGAGACTGTTCGCCTTTTGGAACGCGAGATCGATCTTGACCGGTTGGATGCGCATATCCGCGCCGCGATCCCCTGCGGCCGCGAGATTCGCGCCACGCCCCATGCGTTCGCCGATTTGATCGACTTGACTGCGCTGCACTGCGCGCCTGCCGTCAATTTGGCGCGCGCGCAACGCAGTATCGGCACGCTGGGCGGAGGCAACCATTTTATCGAAATAGATCGCGGTGAGGACGGCGCGCTTTATCTGGTCGTCCATTCGGGCAGCCGCCACCTTGGCAGCGAGGTGGCAAAGTTTTATCAGGACGAGGGCCGCCGCGCACTGTGGGGCGGCGCGCGCCATCAAATCGAAAGTACCATTGCCCAAATGAAAGCCGCCGGGCGCGAACACGAAATCGAAAAAGTCATACGAACGCTGAAAAAAGAGCATCCGGTCGACCTGCCGCGCGATCTGGCTTACGTTGAAGGCCGTTTATTCCATGAATATATCGATGATATGCGTATCATACAGCGGTTTGCCGCGCTCAACCGCAAGGCGATGGTCGATTCCTTGCTATCCGGCATGGGGCTTACCTGCGCGGAAGCCTTTACCACCATCCACAATTATATCGATACCGACGCCATGATCTTGCGCAAGGGCGCGGTATCCGCCAAAGCGGGTGAAAAGCTGCTTATTCCCATCAACATGCGCGATGGCAGCCTGATTTGTACCGGCCTAGGTAACAAGGAATGGAACTACTCCGCCCCGCACGGCGCAGGCCGCCTGATGAGCCGGAAAGAAGCCTTTCAGCAACTCGACATGGATGTTTACCGCGCGGAAATGGCGGGTATTTATTCCACCTGCGTGCTTCCGGATACGCTGGACGAATCGCCCATGGCCTACAAACGCATGGACGATATCATCAGTCAGATCGGGCCGACGGCGGATATCGTTGAACGGATAAAGCCGGTGTATAATTTTAAAGCCTCCGATTAA